A genomic window from Caballeronia sp. SBC1 includes:
- a CDS encoding cation:proton antiporter → MKSAFSFLPVWPLTPDAIFWAGLALVAAGLCGELLWRAWRLPRITGYAVIGLIAGNAGFGVIDVSSAGISRPLLDVALGLLLFELGSRLDLRWIRRNPYLILSSVAESTLTFGFVLIALTLCKVPTMPSVVIAAIAMATSPAMVIQLRTELRAEGQVTQRLLTLTALNSMYAVIVEKLAAGVLHQEIYGNTLATIVQPLYLLLGSLALALLLALACNLLYRRLNTNDEHSFVALFGLVLLAIAIAHVFKLSTILALLAAGIIVKNSNERPQLWPTHFGTAGWLLTVILFALTLTSFEWRDIALGGVAALALIVARFIGKLAGVLIFAKPSGLNWKQGAALGVALTPMSALAYLLVDDMYVLYPDYDPTLRAIVMCSIVVLQIVTPFLVYRSLSAIGERRE, encoded by the coding sequence ATGAAGTCGGCCTTTTCATTCCTACCGGTTTGGCCACTCACACCCGATGCCATTTTTTGGGCCGGCCTTGCACTGGTCGCCGCCGGCCTCTGCGGTGAACTGCTCTGGCGCGCCTGGCGTTTGCCGCGCATTACGGGCTACGCTGTCATTGGCCTGATCGCGGGCAACGCGGGTTTTGGTGTGATCGATGTCAGTTCAGCCGGAATTTCGCGGCCCTTACTCGACGTCGCGCTCGGCCTGCTCCTGTTCGAGCTCGGCAGCCGGCTCGACTTGCGCTGGATTCGCCGCAATCCTTATCTGATCTTATCGAGTGTTGCTGAAAGCACGCTCACGTTCGGTTTCGTATTGATCGCGTTGACGCTGTGCAAAGTGCCGACCATGCCGTCTGTTGTGATCGCTGCAATCGCCATGGCAACATCGCCAGCCATGGTCATTCAACTGCGCACCGAACTGCGCGCGGAAGGCCAGGTCACACAACGATTGCTCACGCTGACCGCGCTCAACAGCATGTATGCGGTGATCGTGGAAAAACTCGCGGCCGGCGTGCTGCATCAGGAAATTTACGGCAACACGCTTGCAACAATCGTCCAGCCGCTTTATCTGCTGCTCGGTTCGCTCGCGCTGGCGCTCCTCCTCGCACTGGCCTGTAATCTGCTCTACAGGCGACTGAATACCAACGACGAGCATTCGTTCGTCGCGCTGTTCGGTCTCGTGCTGCTCGCCATCGCGATCGCGCATGTGTTCAAGCTGTCGACCATTCTTGCGTTGCTGGCGGCCGGCATCATCGTGAAGAATTCGAACGAGCGGCCGCAGCTCTGGCCAACACATTTCGGCACGGCGGGCTGGTTGCTGACCGTGATTTTGTTCGCACTGACGCTGACATCGTTCGAATGGCGCGATATCGCGCTGGGCGGTGTGGCTGCACTGGCGCTGATCGTGGCGCGTTTCATTGGCAAGCTGGCCGGCGTGCTGATCTTCGCGAAGCCGAGCGGCCTCAACTGGAAGCAGGGTGCGGCGCTCGGCGTGGCGTTGACGCCAATGTCGGCGCTCGCTTACCTGCTAGTCGACGATATGTACGTGCTGTATCCCGACTACGACCCGACGCTGCGGGCAATCGTGATGTGCTCGATCGTCGTGCTGCAAATTGTTACTCCGTTCCTCGTGTATCGCAGCTTGTCGGCGATTGGCGAACGGCGCGAGTAG